In Solidesulfovibrio carbinoliphilus subsp. oakridgensis, the sequence AGCCATGCGCGAAACGGTTTCCTCACCACCGGACCTGGCCGCCTTTTTCCGGGAAGCCCCGGGCATCGTCGGCCCCGGGCACGTCCTCGACGACGCGGCCGCGCTCGGGCCGCTTGCGGAAAACACCCTCGGCCTGCACCGTCCCCTGGCCGCGGCCGTCTTCCCGGCCACGGCCGAGGAGGTGATGGCCCTCGTCCGGCTGGCCTGCGCGACCGGCACGCCGCTCTATCCCGTCAGCCGGGGCCGCAATGTCGGCTACGGCGACAGAAGTCCGGTTCTCCCCGGCCAGGTCCTCCTCGAGCTGTCGCGGATGCGCGCCATCCGCGACTACGACCCGAGGCTTGGGACCGTGGTGGTGGAGGCCGGCGTCTCCCAGCAGGATCTTTACGATTTTCTGGTGCGGGAGCACGCGCCCTACTGGATGGACGCCACCGGGGCCGGGCGCGAGGCCAGCATCGTCGGCAACGCCCTGGAGGGCGGATTCGGCCACACGCCCCTTGGCAACCACCGCGAGGAATTCACCGACGCCGAGGTGGTCCTCGGCAACGGCGACCGCATCCGCACCGGCCTGTTCCCGGGGTTCGGCCCCGACCTCAAGGGGCTTTTCGTGCAGTCGAACTTCGGCGTGGTGACGGCCGTGCGCATCCCGCTTTTGCCCAAGCCCGAGCGGTTCGAATCCTTTGTCCTGCGCTGCGACGCCCCGGACGGCCTCGGGCCCATGATCGAGATCCTGCGCCGTCTGCGCCAGGAGGGTGTGGTTCGAAGCTGCGTGCACGTGGCCAACCCGGTCCGCTACCTCATGTCGTCGCGGCTTTGCCCGCCGGAGTTCCGGGACCGGGTCGTCGGAGATCTTGACGCCATGCGGATCATGTCCTCACGGCTCCTGCCCGTCGGCTACTGGAACGCGGCCGGCGGCCTCTATGGCCTCAAAAAAGTGGTCGCGGCCCACGGCAAGCGCCTGAAGGAAGCCTTCCGGGGCGTGGCCACGGTCAGGCGTTTCAGCGACGCCCGCCTGGCGCTCCTCGATCGGGCCATGGCCGGCCTTGGCGCACTGGGCCTGTCCGGGGCGGAAAAAATCCGCGAGTCCCTGGAGTCCTTTCGGCACATCCACGCCCTCATGCAGGGCGTGCCCTCGGACGAGGCCTACCGCAACATCCTGTGGCGGGTGGCCCGGCCCGAGGACCTGGGGCTCCTCTGGTTCGCGCCGACGGTTCCGGCCACAAACGGCGCGGCCGGGCGCCTGGCGGCCCTGGCCGGACCCCTTTTCGCGGCCCACGGCTTCGAGATGCCGCTCACCCTGACGCTGGTGACGGCCGAGCGGCTGGTCGGCATCCTCAATATCGTCTTCAACAGGCGCGACGAGGCCGAAAAGGCCCGGGCCCACGCCCTCTACCAGGCCCTTCGCGCCGCTTTTGCCGCCAGCTCCATCCCCACCTACCGATCCTCGATCCTCGGCATGGAAGGCCTGCGCCACCCCGATCCGGCCATGGGCCGGACCCTGTCCCGGCTCAAGTCCGTTCTCGACCCGTGCGACATCCTGGCCCGGGGCCGCTACGGCATCGGCCTGCCCGGGGCGGCGGACGAGCGGGTGGGCAGGTCCAATCCGGGGTAGGCGTAGCGCAGTACGGCGTACTGGGCCCGGGAAAGGCCGCGCAACAGGTCCGGCCGGGCCTCCAGAAGCTTTTGGAGAAGCTCGTCGGGAAGGGCGGCGGTCTTTTGGGCGCGCAGGCGGTGGAGGCCCGTGGCCTGGGAATGGAGGTTTCCCCGGGTGAAAAAGGCGTGCAGGTTGGTGTCGAAATCGGAGGCCCCGTAGATTTCCTGCAAGGCCGTACCGATGCGCCGCATGTCGACCTGCAGGGCCACGGCCGGTGCCCCGACCTTCTCGTAGAACCGCTCCTCCCCCAGGGAATCGAAAAGGAAGATGGAGCGGTAGAAGTTGACGTGCTTGGGATTGACCGTGATGCACAGGTCATCGATGTCGGCCAGGACCGCATACTGGAAGATGGCCTTGGCCAGGAACATGACGATGTTTTGTCCCCGCCGGTCCAGACGGGTGACCAGGGACCCGATCTCCGCTATCCTGCGCCCTTTTTTCCGCAAAGCCCGCAGCTCGGTCCCGTAGAGTTCGTCCATGGGCAGGCCGAACTCCGGCGAATCCGGAATGAACGTCATGGAGGCCAGGACCTTCACGTAGGATTTGAAAATGAAGACGCAGGTCTTCGGCAGCAGGTTGTGGATGCCGAAATGGAGCCGCGACGGGTCT encodes:
- a CDS encoding FAD-binding oxidoreductase; the protein is MRETVSSPPDLAAFFREAPGIVGPGHVLDDAAALGPLAENTLGLHRPLAAAVFPATAEEVMALVRLACATGTPLYPVSRGRNVGYGDRSPVLPGQVLLELSRMRAIRDYDPRLGTVVVEAGVSQQDLYDFLVREHAPYWMDATGAGREASIVGNALEGGFGHTPLGNHREEFTDAEVVLGNGDRIRTGLFPGFGPDLKGLFVQSNFGVVTAVRIPLLPKPERFESFVLRCDAPDGLGPMIEILRRLRQEGVVRSCVHVANPVRYLMSSRLCPPEFRDRVVGDLDAMRIMSSRLLPVGYWNAAGGLYGLKKVVAAHGKRLKEAFRGVATVRRFSDARLALLDRAMAGLGALGLSGAEKIRESLESFRHIHALMQGVPSDEAYRNILWRVARPEDLGLLWFAPTVPATNGAAGRLAALAGPLFAAHGFEMPLTLTLVTAERLVGILNIVFNRRDEAEKARAHALYQALRAAFAASSIPTYRSSILGMEGLRHPDPAMGRTLSRLKSVLDPCDILARGRYGIGLPGAADERVGRSNPG
- a CDS encoding N-acyl amino acid synthase FeeM domain-containing protein, with product MVARPRDGIELRQTIRIRRSTLLDAKLDKLDRPSLKIAETTDEYVQAFTLLHNVYLKSGYLDREDPSRLHFGIHNLLPKTCVFIFKSYVKVLASMTFIPDSPEFGLPMDELYGTELRALRKKGRRIAEIGSLVTRLDRRGQNIVMFLAKAIFQYAVLADIDDLCITVNPKHVNFYRSIFLFDSLGEERFYEKVGAPAVALQVDMRRIGTALQEIYGASDFDTNLHAFFTRGNLHSQATGLHRLRAQKTAALPDELLQKLLEARPDLLRGLSRAQYAVLRYAYPGLDLPTRSSAAPGRPMP